A single Natranaerobius thermophilus JW/NM-WN-LF DNA region contains:
- a CDS encoding tyrosine-type recombinase/integrase → MTETVRFMTQKELDKLFRTIEKSKDKHWLRDITMFRIAYRCGLRASEVGLIQVSDFNPKMNELYVRRNKNSLNNTIRLDNKTARYLKKYIKSYQLKENEIMFKSQKRSPISRQNLDRIMKKYCEKAKIKDVTNWHFHVMKHSIAVHLAETGLDVKELQHYLGHRNIASTLVYFQFTTRQQDEMYQKISKNNQLV, encoded by the coding sequence TTGACAGAAACTGTAAGATTCATGACCCAAAAAGAGTTAGATAAATTGTTTCGAACTATAGAGAAAAGCAAAGATAAGCACTGGCTACGTGATATAACCATGTTTAGGATAGCTTATCGGTGCGGGTTGAGAGCTTCTGAAGTTGGGTTGATACAGGTATCAGATTTTAATCCAAAGATGAATGAACTATATGTTAGACGGAACAAAAACTCTCTTAATAATACAATTAGGTTGGATAATAAAACTGCTCGCTACCTTAAGAAATATATCAAATCCTATCAATTGAAAGAGAACGAGATAATGTTCAAAAGCCAAAAAAGGTCACCAATTTCACGGCAGAATTTGGACAGGATTATGAAGAAGTACTGTGAAAAAGCAAAAATAAAAGATGTTACAAATTGGCATTTCCACGTGATGAAGCACTCCATAGCAGTTCACCTAGCTGAAACGGGTCTGGACGTGAAAGAGCTTCAGCATTACTTGGGACATAGGAACATAGCTAGCACCCTGGTATATTTTCAATTTACAACCAGACAGCAAGACGAAATGTATCAGAAGATAAGCAAGAACAATCAATTGGTGTAA